The Mycobacterium paragordonae genome includes a region encoding these proteins:
- the nuoD gene encoding NADH dehydrogenase (quinone) subunit D, with protein MSTTETLVVAGGQDWDKVVDAARKADPGERIVVNMGPQHPSTHGVLRLILEIEGETVTEARCGIGYLHTGIEKNLEYRYWTQGVTFVTRMDYLAPFFNETAYCLGVEKLLGITDEIPERVNVIRVMMMELNRISSHLVALATGGMELGAMTPMFVGFRGREIVLTLFEKITGLRMNSAYIRPGGLAQDLPPNGVDDIAAAMKELRIPLRQMGELLNENAIWKARTEDVGYLDLTGCMALGITGPILRATGLPHDLRKSEPYCGYENYDFDVITEDTCDAYGRYMIRVNEMWESIKIVEQCLDKLKPGPTMVEDRKIAWPADLSVGPDGMGNSPEHIAKIMGSSMEALIHHFKLVTEGIRVPAGQVYVSVESPRGELGVHMVSDGGTRPYRVHYRDPSFTNLQSVAAMCEGGMVADLITAVASIDPVMGGVDR; from the coding sequence ATGAGCACAACCGAAACCCTGGTGGTCGCCGGCGGCCAGGACTGGGACAAGGTCGTCGACGCCGCTCGCAAAGCCGATCCTGGCGAGCGCATCGTCGTCAACATGGGACCCCAGCACCCGTCCACCCACGGCGTGCTGCGGCTGATCCTCGAGATCGAGGGCGAGACGGTCACCGAGGCCCGATGCGGAATCGGCTACCTGCACACCGGAATCGAGAAGAACCTCGAATACCGGTACTGGACGCAGGGCGTCACCTTCGTCACCCGAATGGACTACCTGGCACCGTTTTTCAACGAGACCGCCTACTGCCTCGGGGTGGAGAAGCTGCTCGGCATCACCGACGAGATCCCCGAGCGGGTCAACGTCATCCGGGTGATGATGATGGAGCTCAACCGCATCTCGTCGCACCTGGTCGCATTGGCCACCGGCGGAATGGAATTGGGCGCGATGACGCCGATGTTCGTCGGCTTCCGGGGCCGCGAGATCGTGCTCACACTCTTCGAGAAGATCACCGGCCTGCGGATGAACAGCGCCTACATCCGCCCCGGTGGCCTGGCACAGGACCTGCCGCCCAACGGAGTCGACGACATCGCCGCCGCCATGAAGGAGCTACGGATTCCGTTGCGCCAGATGGGCGAACTGCTCAACGAGAACGCGATCTGGAAAGCCCGCACCGAGGACGTCGGGTACCTGGACCTGACCGGGTGCATGGCGCTGGGGATCACCGGTCCGATCCTGCGCGCCACCGGCTTGCCGCACGACCTGCGCAAGAGCGAACCGTACTGCGGCTACGAGAACTACGACTTCGACGTGATCACCGAGGACACATGTGACGCCTACGGGCGCTACATGATTCGCGTCAACGAGATGTGGGAGTCGATCAAGATCGTCGAGCAGTGCCTGGACAAGCTCAAGCCCGGCCCGACGATGGTCGAAGACCGCAAGATCGCCTGGCCCGCAGACCTTTCGGTCGGGCCCGACGGCATGGGCAACTCGCCGGAACACATTGCCAAGATCATGGGCAGCTCCATGGAAGCCCTGATCCACCACTTCAAGTTGGTCACCGAGGGCATCCGCGTTCCGGCCGGCCAGGTGTACGTGTCGGTGGAGTCACCCCGCGGCGAGCTGGGCGTGCACATGGTCAGCGACGGCGGTACCCGCCCCTACCGGGTGCACTACCGGGACCCCTCGTTCACCAACCTGCAGTCGGTGGCCGCAATGTGCGAAGGAGGCATGGTCGCCGACCTGATCACCGCGGTCGCCAGCATCGACCCGGTGATGGGCGGAGTGGACCGATGA
- the nuoF gene encoding NADH-quinone oxidoreductase subunit NuoF translates to MTTPLTPVISRYWDDPESWSLATYERYDGYQAMKKALAMNPDDVIGTVKDSGLRGRGGAGFSTGTKWSFIPQGDKGPAAKPHYLVVNADESEPGTCKDIPLMLATPHVLVEGVIIAAYAIRASHAFIYVRGEVVPVLRRLQNAVAEAYAAGYLGRDIGGSGYDLELVVHAGAGAYICGEETALLDSLEGRRGQPRLRPPFPAVAGLYGCPTVINNVETIASVPSIILNGVDWFRSMGSEKSPGFTLYSLSGHVTRPGQYEAPLGITLRELLDYAGGVRAGHRLKFWTPGGSSTPLLTDEHLDVPLDYEGVGAVGSMLGTKALEIFDETTCVVRAVRRWTEFYKHESCGKCTPCREGTFWLDKIYARLENGQGTREDLDKLLDISDAILGKSFCALGDGAASPVMSSIQHFREEYIAHVETGGCPFDPKDSMLKTLNGKA, encoded by the coding sequence ATGACAACACCTTTGACCCCGGTCATCAGTCGTTACTGGGACGACCCCGAGTCGTGGTCGCTGGCGACTTACGAACGCTACGACGGTTACCAGGCCATGAAGAAGGCCCTGGCCATGAACCCCGACGACGTGATCGGGACCGTCAAGGACTCCGGGCTGCGCGGCCGTGGCGGCGCGGGCTTCTCCACCGGGACCAAGTGGTCGTTCATTCCGCAGGGCGACAAGGGACCCGCCGCCAAGCCGCACTACCTGGTGGTCAACGCCGACGAGTCCGAACCCGGTACCTGCAAAGACATTCCGTTGATGCTGGCCACCCCGCACGTGCTGGTCGAGGGCGTCATCATCGCCGCCTACGCGATCCGGGCCAGCCACGCCTTCATCTACGTGCGCGGCGAAGTGGTGCCCGTGCTGCGCCGGTTGCAGAACGCGGTGGCCGAGGCATATGCCGCAGGCTATTTGGGCCGCGACATTGGCGGCTCGGGATACGACCTGGAGCTGGTGGTGCATGCCGGCGCGGGCGCCTACATCTGCGGCGAGGAAACCGCGCTGCTCGACTCGCTGGAAGGCCGCCGCGGCCAACCCCGGTTGCGGCCGCCGTTCCCCGCCGTCGCCGGCCTGTACGGCTGCCCCACCGTCATCAACAACGTGGAGACGATCGCCAGCGTCCCGTCGATCATCCTCAACGGAGTCGACTGGTTCCGCTCCATGGGCAGCGAGAAATCGCCTGGCTTCACGCTGTATTCGTTGTCCGGGCACGTCACCCGCCCGGGTCAGTACGAGGCGCCGCTGGGCATCACGCTGCGCGAGTTGCTCGACTACGCCGGCGGCGTCCGGGCCGGGCACCGGCTCAAGTTCTGGACTCCCGGTGGTTCGTCCACTCCCCTGCTCACCGACGAACACCTCGACGTGCCGTTGGATTACGAGGGTGTTGGCGCGGTGGGATCCATGCTGGGCACCAAAGCGTTGGAGATCTTCGACGAAACCACCTGCGTGGTAAGGGCTGTTCGCCGCTGGACCGAGTTCTACAAGCACGAGTCCTGCGGCAAGTGCACCCCGTGCCGCGAGGGCACCTTCTGGCTGGACAAGATCTACGCCCGCCTGGAGAACGGCCAGGGCACCCGCGAAGACCTCGACAAACTGCTCGACATCTCCGATGCGATCCTCGGAAAGTCGTTCTGCGCGTTGGGAGATGGCGCCGCCAGCCCGGTGATGTCGTCGATCCAGCACTTCCGCGAGGAATACATCGCCCACGTCGAGACCGGCGGGTGCCCCTTCGATCCCAAAGACTCAATGCTGAAGACGTTGAACGGAAAGGCCTGA
- the nuoK gene encoding NADH-quinone oxidoreductase subunit NuoK, which translates to MNPANYLYLSALLFTIGASGVLLRRNAIVMFMCVELMLNAVNLAFVTFARMHGKLDGQMIAFFTMVVAACEVVIGLAIIMTIFRARKSASVDDANLLKG; encoded by the coding sequence GTGAATCCGGCTAATTACCTTTACCTTTCGGCATTGCTGTTCACCATCGGGGCTTCCGGCGTGCTGCTGCGGCGCAACGCGATCGTCATGTTCATGTGCGTCGAGCTGATGCTCAACGCCGTCAACCTGGCGTTCGTCACGTTCGCGAGGATGCACGGCAAGCTCGACGGACAGATGATCGCGTTCTTCACCATGGTGGTCGCCGCGTGCGAGGTCGTCATCGGGCTGGCCATCATCATGACGATTTTTCGTGCCCGCAAATCGGCGTCGGTCGACGACGCGAATCTACTCAAAGGCTGA
- a CDS encoding NADH-quinone oxidoreductase subunit A has protein sequence MNVYIPILVMAGIAAAFAIGSVFLASITGPSRYNRSKLEAYECGIEPTETGFSGPHAASGQRFPIKYYLTAMLFIVFDIEIVFLYPWAVSFDSLGTFALVEMVIFMLTVFVAYAYVWRRGGLTWD, from the coding sequence GTGAACGTCTACATACCCATATTGGTGATGGCGGGCATTGCCGCGGCCTTCGCCATCGGCTCGGTATTTCTGGCCAGCATCACCGGCCCCTCCCGGTACAACCGCTCGAAGCTCGAGGCCTACGAATGTGGGATCGAGCCCACCGAAACCGGGTTCAGCGGACCGCACGCCGCGAGCGGGCAGCGCTTCCCGATCAAGTATTACCTGACCGCAATGTTGTTCATCGTCTTCGATATTGAAATTGTGTTCCTCTATCCGTGGGCGGTTAGCTTCGATTCGCTGGGGACTTTCGCGCTCGTCGAGATGGTCATATTCATGCTCACGGTTTTCGTGGCCTACGCGTATGTGTGGCGCCGCGGCGGCCTGACGTGGGATTGA
- a CDS encoding NADH-quinone oxidoreductase subunit J, giving the protein MIVTFAAETLTHTSTGEAVMFWVLGTAAVIGALGVVLAVNAVYSAMYLAMTMLILAVFYIAQDALFLGVVQVVVYTGAVMMLFLFVLMLIGVDSAESLKETLRGQRVAAVVTGVGFGVLLIAGIGNVATGGFSGLAGANANGNVEGLAALIFSRYLWAFELTSALLITAAVGAMILAHRERFERRKTQRELSEERFRPGGHATPMPNPGVYARHNAVDVAALLPDGSYSDLSVSKILRTRGADGLETPSPEAVKGGAS; this is encoded by the coding sequence ATGATCGTCACGTTCGCAGCGGAGACTCTGACCCACACCTCCACCGGTGAAGCCGTGATGTTCTGGGTGCTGGGCACGGCAGCGGTCATCGGCGCGCTGGGTGTGGTGCTGGCGGTCAACGCCGTCTACTCGGCCATGTACCTGGCGATGACGATGCTCATCCTGGCGGTCTTCTACATAGCCCAGGACGCCCTGTTCCTGGGCGTCGTGCAGGTGGTGGTCTACACCGGCGCGGTGATGATGCTGTTCCTGTTCGTGCTGATGCTCATCGGCGTGGACTCCGCGGAATCGCTGAAAGAGACCCTGCGCGGACAGCGGGTGGCCGCGGTGGTCACCGGTGTCGGGTTCGGCGTGCTGCTGATCGCCGGGATCGGCAACGTGGCGACCGGCGGCTTCTCCGGCCTGGCCGGCGCCAACGCCAACGGCAACGTGGAAGGGCTGGCGGCCCTTATCTTCTCGCGCTACCTGTGGGCCTTCGAGTTGACCAGCGCGCTGCTGATCACCGCCGCGGTCGGCGCGATGATCCTGGCGCACCGGGAGCGCTTCGAGCGCCGCAAGACCCAGCGCGAGCTCTCCGAGGAGCGCTTCCGCCCCGGCGGTCACGCCACCCCGATGCCCAACCCGGGCGTCTACGCCCGGCACAACGCCGTCGACGTGGCCGCGCTGCTGCCGGACGGCTCCTACTCGGACCTGTCGGTCTCCAAGATCCTGCGGACGCGCGGAGCCGACGGCCTCGAGACGCCCTCACCGGAGGCGGTTAAGGGCGGTGCTTCGTGA
- a CDS encoding NADH-quinone oxidoreductase subunit C produces MSSPDKDPQGATVTPGADIPPEGQEVINVRRGMFGVRGTGDTSGYGRLVREIALPGESPRPYGSYFDDIADRLAEALDREGLDFNEAIEKVVVYRDELTLYVRRDLLPQVAQRLRDEPELRFELCLGVSGVHYPDETGRELHAVYPLQSITHNRRLRLEAVAPDSDPHIPSLFGVYPTNDWHERETYDFFGIIFDGHPSLTRIEMPDDWHGHPQRKDYPLGGIPVEYKGAQIPPPDERRGYN; encoded by the coding sequence ATGAGCTCACCCGACAAGGACCCCCAGGGCGCGACGGTGACTCCGGGGGCCGACATACCGCCGGAAGGCCAGGAGGTCATCAACGTCCGTCGCGGCATGTTCGGCGTGCGCGGCACCGGCGACACCTCCGGCTACGGACGGCTGGTGCGCGAGATCGCGCTGCCCGGCGAAAGTCCCCGGCCCTACGGCAGTTACTTCGACGACATCGCCGACCGGCTGGCCGAGGCGCTGGATCGCGAGGGCCTCGACTTCAACGAAGCGATCGAAAAGGTTGTGGTCTACCGCGACGAGCTGACGTTATACGTGCGCCGGGATCTGCTGCCGCAGGTCGCCCAACGCCTGCGTGACGAGCCGGAATTGCGCTTCGAGCTGTGCCTTGGCGTCAGCGGGGTGCACTACCCGGACGAGACCGGCCGCGAACTGCACGCGGTGTACCCACTGCAGTCGATCACGCACAATCGCCGGTTGCGGCTGGAAGCCGTTGCGCCCGATAGTGATCCGCACATTCCGTCGCTGTTCGGGGTGTATCCCACCAACGACTGGCACGAGCGCGAGACCTACGACTTCTTCGGGATCATCTTCGACGGCCACCCGTCGCTGACCCGGATCGAAATGCCCGACGACTGGCACGGACACCCGCAACGCAAGGACTACCCGCTGGGCGGCATCCCGGTGGAATACAAGGGCGCACAGATACCTCCGCCCGACGAACGCAGGGGCTATAACTGA
- the nuoH gene encoding NADH-quinone oxidoreductase subunit NuoH — translation MAAFGHDPWWLVLGKALAIFVFLMLNVLVAILLERKILGWMQLRPGPNRAGPWGTLQSLADGIKLALKESITPKGIDWFVYFAAPAISAIPAFTAFSFIPFGPEVSVFGHWTPLQLTDLPVAVLFILGMSAIGVYGIVLGGWASGSTYPLLGGVRSTAQVISYEVAMGLSFAAVFLFAGSMSTSQIVAAQDRVWFVFLLLPSFVIYLISMVGETNRAPFDLPEAEGELVAGFHTEYSSLKFAIFMLAEYVNMFTVSSLAAALFFGGWHAPWPLNMWEGANHGWWPVLWFTLKMWTFLFIYFWLRASLPRFRYDQFMSLGWKLLIPVSLVWIMIAAVIRTLRNQGYAHWTTLLVVCSLVFAVVLIGTLRKPFSAPSARKRRRQAVSLNPSGSADEPAFPTPPLPLKTLERPVGAGKENARG, via the coding sequence TTGGCCGCCTTCGGACACGACCCCTGGTGGCTGGTGCTGGGCAAGGCCCTGGCCATCTTCGTGTTCCTGATGCTCAACGTGCTGGTCGCGATCCTGCTGGAGCGCAAGATCCTCGGCTGGATGCAGCTGCGGCCCGGTCCCAACCGGGCCGGACCATGGGGCACCCTGCAGAGCCTCGCCGACGGCATCAAGCTGGCCCTCAAGGAGAGCATCACCCCCAAGGGCATCGACTGGTTCGTCTACTTCGCGGCGCCGGCCATCTCGGCGATCCCCGCGTTCACCGCCTTCTCCTTCATCCCGTTCGGCCCCGAGGTGTCGGTGTTCGGTCACTGGACGCCGCTGCAGCTGACCGATCTTCCGGTCGCCGTGCTGTTCATCCTCGGAATGTCAGCCATCGGCGTGTACGGCATCGTGCTGGGCGGCTGGGCGTCGGGTTCGACGTACCCGCTGCTGGGCGGGGTGCGTTCCACCGCGCAGGTGATCTCCTACGAAGTGGCCATGGGGTTGTCCTTCGCGGCGGTGTTCCTGTTCGCGGGTTCGATGTCGACGTCGCAGATCGTCGCCGCCCAGGACCGGGTCTGGTTCGTGTTCCTGCTGCTGCCCTCGTTCGTGATCTACCTGATCTCGATGGTCGGCGAAACCAACCGGGCGCCGTTCGACCTTCCGGAAGCCGAGGGCGAGTTGGTCGCCGGTTTCCACACCGAATACTCGTCGCTGAAGTTCGCGATCTTCATGCTGGCTGAGTACGTCAACATGTTCACGGTGTCCTCGCTGGCCGCGGCCTTGTTCTTCGGTGGCTGGCACGCGCCGTGGCCGCTGAACATGTGGGAGGGCGCCAATCACGGCTGGTGGCCGGTGCTCTGGTTCACCCTCAAGATGTGGACGTTCCTGTTCATCTACTTCTGGCTGCGCGCCAGCCTGCCCCGGTTCCGCTACGACCAGTTCATGTCGCTGGGCTGGAAGCTGCTGATCCCGGTGTCGCTGGTGTGGATCATGATCGCCGCGGTGATCCGCACGCTGCGCAACCAGGGCTACGCGCACTGGACCACCCTGCTGGTGGTGTGCAGCCTCGTCTTCGCCGTGGTACTGATCGGAACGCTGCGAAAACCGTTCAGCGCGCCCAGCGCGCGCAAGCGCCGCAGGCAGGCCGTGAGCCTCAACCCGAGCGGCTCGGCCGACGAACCGGCATTCCCGACACCACCGCTGCCGCTCAAGACCCTCGAACGGCCAGTAGGTGCAGGCAAGGAGAACGCACGTGGCTAA
- the nuoE gene encoding NADH-quinone oxidoreductase subunit NuoE, whose product MTAPEGKPKESGSGERVFLRLGPPPEEPSQFVVEGAPESYPTEVRARLEVEAKEIIAKYPNKRSALLPLLHLVQGEDSYITPAGMEFCADQLDLTGAEVSAVASFYTMYRRGPTGEYLVGVCTNTLCAVMGGDAIFEDLKGHLGVGNDETTDDGSVTLQHIECNAACDYAPVVMVNWEFYDNQTIESARELVDSLRAGKPAKPTRGAPLCKFRETSRILAGLRDERPDEGQGGAGAATLAGLRVAKENDMQAPPGPEGQA is encoded by the coding sequence ATGACAGCGCCCGAAGGTAAGCCAAAAGAGTCAGGCAGCGGCGAGCGGGTTTTCCTGCGGCTCGGTCCGCCGCCGGAGGAACCCAGCCAGTTCGTGGTCGAGGGTGCGCCAGAGTCGTATCCCACCGAGGTGCGGGCGCGGCTGGAGGTGGAAGCCAAGGAGATCATCGCCAAATACCCGAACAAGCGGTCGGCTCTGCTGCCGTTGCTGCACCTGGTACAAGGCGAGGACTCCTACATCACCCCGGCCGGCATGGAGTTCTGCGCCGATCAACTGGACCTCACCGGCGCCGAGGTGTCGGCGGTGGCCAGCTTCTACACCATGTACCGCCGCGGTCCCACCGGCGAGTATCTGGTCGGCGTCTGCACCAACACGCTGTGCGCGGTGATGGGCGGCGACGCGATATTCGAAGACCTCAAAGGACATCTCGGCGTCGGCAATGACGAGACCACCGACGACGGCTCCGTCACGCTGCAGCACATAGAGTGCAACGCGGCCTGCGACTACGCACCGGTGGTGATGGTCAACTGGGAGTTTTACGACAACCAGACCATCGAGTCCGCACGCGAACTCGTCGACTCGCTGCGCGCCGGGAAGCCCGCAAAGCCGACCCGCGGTGCGCCGCTGTGCAAGTTCCGCGAGACGTCACGCATCCTGGCCGGTCTGCGCGATGAGCGTCCCGACGAAGGGCAGGGCGGGGCCGGCGCGGCCACCCTGGCCGGGCTGCGGGTGGCCAAGGAGAACGACATGCAGGCTCCCCCCGGTCCGGAAGGTCAAGCATGA
- a CDS encoding NuoB/complex I 20 kDa subunit family protein, with the protein MGLEEQLPGGILLSTVEKVAGYVRKNSLWPATFGLACCAIEMMATAGPRFDIARFGMERFSATPRQADLMIVAGRVSQKMAPVLRQIYDQMAEPKWVLAMGVCASSGGMFNNYAVVQGVDHVVPVDIYLPGCPPRPEMLLYAILKLHEKIQEMPLGVNREKAIAEAEEAAMAARPTIEMRGLLR; encoded by the coding sequence GTGGGACTGGAAGAACAGTTACCCGGCGGGATCCTGCTGTCCACAGTCGAGAAGGTGGCGGGCTACGTCCGCAAGAACTCACTGTGGCCGGCGACGTTCGGGTTGGCCTGCTGTGCGATCGAGATGATGGCGACAGCCGGGCCTAGGTTCGACATCGCCCGGTTCGGCATGGAGCGGTTCTCCGCGACGCCGCGACAGGCGGATCTGATGATCGTCGCGGGCCGGGTCAGCCAGAAGATGGCGCCGGTGCTGCGGCAGATCTACGACCAGATGGCCGAGCCGAAATGGGTTCTGGCGATGGGCGTCTGCGCCTCATCCGGGGGCATGTTCAACAACTACGCGGTGGTCCAGGGCGTCGACCACGTGGTGCCGGTGGACATCTATCTGCCCGGCTGCCCACCCCGGCCCGAGATGCTGTTGTACGCAATCCTCAAGCTGCACGAGAAGATTCAGGAAATGCCGCTGGGCGTCAACCGGGAGAAGGCCATCGCCGAGGCCGAAGAGGCGGCCATGGCCGCCCGGCCGACGATCGAGATGCGCGGACTGCTGCGATGA
- the nuoI gene encoding NADH-quinone oxidoreductase subunit NuoI, with protein sequence MANIFKRLWDPVAGFGVTFGSMFKKNITEEYPEKPGPVAPRYHGRHQLNRYPDGLEKCIGCELCAWSCPADAIYVEGADNTEEARFSPGERYGRVYQINYLRCIGCGLCIEACPTRALTMTNDYELADDNRADLIYEKDRLLAPLLQDMLAPPHPRAEGATDKDYYLGNVTAQGLRESQDAR encoded by the coding sequence GTGGCTAACATCTTCAAACGCCTCTGGGATCCGGTCGCCGGATTCGGCGTCACCTTCGGGTCGATGTTCAAGAAGAACATCACCGAGGAGTATCCGGAGAAGCCCGGGCCGGTGGCACCGCGCTACCACGGCCGCCATCAGCTCAACAGGTACCCCGACGGCCTGGAGAAGTGCATCGGCTGCGAATTGTGTGCCTGGTCCTGCCCGGCCGACGCGATCTACGTCGAGGGCGCGGACAACACCGAAGAGGCGCGGTTCTCCCCCGGTGAGCGCTACGGCCGGGTGTACCAGATCAACTATCTGCGCTGCATCGGGTGCGGGTTGTGCATCGAGGCCTGCCCCACCCGCGCGCTGACCATGACCAACGACTACGAGTTGGCCGACGACAATCGCGCGGACCTGATCTACGAGAAGGACCGGTTGCTGGCCCCGTTGCTGCAGGACATGTTGGCGCCACCGCATCCGCGGGCCGAGGGCGCCACCGACAAGGACTACTACCTGGGCAATGTGACGGCGCAGGGGCTGCGGGAGAGTCAGGACGCCCGATGA
- a CDS encoding NADH-quinone oxidoreductase subunit G, with product MTSAAKTDTGDEVKPPDMVTLTIDGAEISVPKGTLVIRAAELMGIQIPRFCDHPLLDPVGACRQCMVEVEGQRKPMASCTIVCTDDMVVRTQLTSPAADKAQHGVMELLLINHPLDCPMCDKGGECPLQNQAMSNGRAESRFTDVKRTFAKPINISAQVLLDRERCILCARCTRFSNQIAGDPFIDMQERGALQQVGIYANEPFDSYFSGNTVQVCPVGALTGMSYRFRARPFDLVSSPSVCEHCSSGCAQRTDHRRGKVTRRLAGDDPEVNEEWNCDKGRWAFTYATQPDVLTTPLIRDSNGELTPASWAHAIVAATQGLEAARGRTGVLVGGRATWEDAYAYAKFTRIVLNTNDIDFRARPQSAEEAEFLAARIAGRPVSVSYADLESAPVVLLVGFEPEEESPIVFLRLRKAARKNNVPVYAIAPFATRALDKMSGQLLQTAPGGEPAALDGLATGEVGDLLSTAGAVIMVGERLATVPGGLSAVARLADSTGARVAWVPRRAGERGALEAGALPGLLPGGRPVADDAARSQVAAAWHVDELPSGAGRDVDGILAAATDGTLGALLVGGIEPGDFADPDAVLAALDAAPFVVSLELRHSAVTERADVVFPVAPTTQKAGAFVNWEGRYRAFEPAFKGSMLQASQSDHRVLDTLADELGIQLNCASVESAREELAGLGTWDGKHAASPAIEPAEAAQPGEGQAVLTGWRLLLDAGRGQDGEPHLAGTARTPVVRLSAGTAAEIGAADGESVTVSTDRGSITLPLNVTDMPDRVVWLPLNSPGSAVHQELGVTSGALVKIGVGK from the coding sequence ATGACAAGTGCGGCCAAGACGGATACCGGCGACGAGGTCAAGCCGCCGGACATGGTGACGCTGACCATCGACGGTGCCGAAATCAGCGTTCCGAAGGGAACTCTGGTCATTCGCGCGGCCGAGCTGATGGGCATCCAGATCCCACGGTTCTGTGACCACCCGCTGCTCGACCCGGTCGGCGCTTGCCGGCAGTGCATGGTCGAGGTTGAGGGCCAGCGCAAACCGATGGCGTCGTGCACCATCGTCTGCACCGACGACATGGTGGTGCGCACCCAACTCACGTCACCGGCGGCCGACAAGGCGCAGCACGGCGTGATGGAACTGCTGTTGATCAACCACCCGCTGGACTGCCCGATGTGCGACAAGGGCGGTGAGTGCCCGCTGCAGAACCAGGCAATGTCCAACGGCCGCGCGGAATCTCGCTTCACCGACGTCAAGCGCACCTTCGCGAAACCGATCAACATCTCCGCGCAGGTGCTGCTGGACCGCGAGCGCTGCATCCTGTGCGCCCGCTGCACCCGTTTCTCCAACCAGATCGCCGGCGACCCGTTCATCGACATGCAGGAGCGCGGGGCGCTGCAGCAGGTCGGCATCTACGCCAACGAGCCGTTCGATTCGTACTTCTCCGGCAACACTGTGCAGGTCTGCCCGGTCGGCGCGCTGACCGGCATGTCCTACCGGTTCCGGGCCCGTCCGTTCGACCTGGTGTCCAGCCCGAGTGTGTGCGAGCACTGCTCGTCCGGATGCGCGCAGCGCACCGACCACCGCCGGGGCAAGGTGACGCGCCGCCTGGCCGGCGACGACCCGGAAGTCAACGAGGAGTGGAACTGCGACAAGGGCCGGTGGGCGTTCACCTACGCCACCCAGCCCGACGTGCTCACCACCCCGCTGATCCGGGATTCCAACGGTGAACTCACACCGGCGTCCTGGGCACACGCGATCGTGGCGGCCACCCAGGGCCTCGAGGCGGCCCGCGGACGCACCGGCGTGCTGGTCGGCGGCCGGGCCACCTGGGAAGACGCCTACGCCTACGCCAAGTTCACGCGAATCGTGCTGAACACCAACGACATCGACTTCCGCGCCCGCCCGCAGTCGGCGGAGGAGGCCGAGTTCCTGGCCGCGCGCATCGCCGGCCGGCCGGTGAGCGTCAGCTACGCCGACCTGGAATCGGCGCCGGTGGTGCTGCTGGTCGGCTTCGAGCCGGAGGAAGAATCGCCGATCGTGTTCCTGCGGCTGCGCAAGGCGGCGCGCAAGAACAACGTGCCGGTGTATGCGATCGCCCCGTTCGCCACCCGCGCGCTGGACAAGATGTCGGGCCAATTGCTGCAGACCGCTCCCGGCGGTGAACCCGCCGCGCTGGACGGCCTGGCTACCGGCGAAGTGGGCGACCTGCTGAGCACGGCCGGCGCGGTGATCATGGTCGGCGAACGGCTGGCCACGGTGCCCGGCGGGTTGTCCGCGGTGGCCCGGTTGGCGGATTCGACCGGAGCCCGGGTCGCGTGGGTGCCGCGGCGGGCCGGAGAACGCGGCGCGCTGGAAGCGGGCGCCCTGCCCGGATTGTTGCCCGGTGGCCGTCCGGTCGCCGACGATGCCGCCCGGTCACAGGTCGCCGCGGCCTGGCACGTCGACGAATTGCCTTCTGGCGCAGGACGTGACGTCGACGGGATCCTGGCCGCCGCCACCGATGGAACGCTGGGTGCGCTGCTGGTCGGCGGCATCGAACCCGGCGACTTCGCCGACCCGGACGCGGTACTGGCCGCCCTGGACGCGGCCCCGTTCGTGGTCAGCCTGGAGTTGCGGCACAGCGCGGTAACCGAGCGCGCCGACGTCGTGTTCCCGGTCGCCCCGACCACCCAGAAGGCCGGCGCCTTCGTCAACTGGGAGGGCCGCTACCGCGCCTTCGAACCGGCGTTCAAGGGCAGCATGCTGCAGGCCAGCCAGTCCGATCACCGGGTGCTCGACACGCTGGCCGACGAGTTGGGCATCCAGCTCAACTGCGCGAGCGTCGAGTCGGCGCGCGAGGAGCTCGCCGGTCTGGGCACCTGGGACGGTAAGCACGCCGCCAGTCCGGCCATCGAGCCCGCCGAGGCCGCGCAGCCCGGGGAAGGCCAGGCCGTACTGACCGGCTGGCGGTTGCTGCTGGACGCCGGTCGCGGGCAGGACGGCGAACCGCATCTGGCGGGCACCGCACGCACACCCGTGGTGCGGTTGTCGGCCGGCACCGCCGCCGAGATCGGCGCCGCCGACGGCGAGTCGGTGACGGTCAGCACCGATCGCGGCTCAATCACTCTGCCGCTCAACGTAACTGACATGCCGGACCGGGTGGTGTGGCTGCCGCTGAACTCCCCGGGCTCGGCCGTGCACCAGGAACTCGGCGTCACGAGCGGCGCTTTAGTGAAGATCGGGGTCGGAAAATGA